The genomic interval GCCAGCCGAATCTCGAGCGTGTCAAGTTGATGGAGCAGGCGATGCACCGCGAACTGCGAAAGCTCACCTCCGGGGCCAGGTCCCCGGACCCTCCGGCGGCGGCTCCGCTGGGCGCGCCGACGCGCGTCGAGCGCCAGGTGCTGGCGGCGATGCTGCACAGCGAGGCCGCCGGCAGGTGGCTGGCAGCGGAGGTGTCGGGGTCCGATTTCGGCGACGGCCTCCACCGCCAGATCTTCGAACTGATGAAGGAGAGAATCGAGATCGCGGGCGCTCCGGACATCGAGGCCATGCTCGCGCAGGAGCAGCGGGAAGAAGCGTGCGCGTTGCTGTCGGAGCTGGCGCTGGCGGATGACGGCGCCGCCGAACCGGAGGCCGATCTGAGGCAGGCGGTCGAGCGCCTGTGCGAGTGGCGTGACGCGCGGCGCTGTCGGCAGTTGCTGGACAAATCCGAGACCGCGGAATTGAGCCGGGAGGAACTGCAGGAGCTGACGGAGCTCAGGCGGCGGCGGTCCCAGGTCACGGGCCGGCGCAGCCTGGGCGAGGCGGTGGGCTGACACGCGAGCCCCGCCTTGCGGCGTCGCCGCCCGGCGGGCGCGAAGCGCCGGTGCACGGGTGGCTGAGGGTGATGACTGATGGCTGAAGTGGACCTGCGAGAAACGGAAGAGGTCCAGAGACTGCTGGAGCAGGGCCGCAAGCGCGGCGGCGTGCTCACCTATGCAGAAATCAACGACACGCTGACCGACGACGTGGATCCCGACCACATAGACTTGATCCTGCAGGCGGTGGCCGACGAGGGCATCCAGGTCATCGAGCGGGTGCAAGACATCCCCTCACCCGAGGAGCCTCCATCGCGGAGTCGCGAGACCACGCGCGAGGACGAGCCGTCCGAGGGCATACCGCCGGACGACTCGGTGCGCATGTACCTGCGCGAGATCGGGCGGGTGCCCCTGCTGTCGTCGAAGGAAGAGATCGCGCTCGCCAAGAAACTAGAATGCGCGACCCTGCTGGGACGGGCGCAGCGCGTCTGGGACTACACCGTCCAGCACCTGGGCAGAGAAACCAAGCTGCGGGAGATCTATGGCGCCATCGCCCAGGTCACGGACCGGGCCATGCGCCAGCGGGTGGAGCTGTTGGAGGAGGCGCTCAAGCGTCTCGGTGCGCGCCAGGCGGCGGAGGAGCCGACGCCGGAACAGGCGCTCGACGCGTTCAAGGCGATGCTGCAGCAGCGGCTGCGCGACATCGGCGCCCGGCAGGCGGTGCTGCTGCGCGAGTACGCGCGCAGCGAGGATGGCGGCGGGCGCCTGACCCGTGCGGAAGTCCAGCGCGGACTCACCGAGAGCCGCAAGCGGCGCGTCACCTACGAGAAGATTCTGCGCGAGCTCACCCTCAAGAAGGTGCGCGATGCGCTGTTTGCCCGCAAGGTATGGGACGAGTTCCGCGTGGGGGCGCGCACCGAGGACGAAGTGGGCAGGGATGAGCTCGACCCCCATCGCTACGACATGGAGGTCATCCTCGGCAAGTCGGAACGCCACCTGCGCAAGGCGCTGCGCGTGATCGGCGGGCGGCGTCGGCTGCGCCGCCAGCTCGGCGCCGAACCCACCGTCGAACTCGTGGCCGAGGCCGCCGACGCCTGCGCGAACGAAGTCGTTTCCATGTCGGCGTGGGCGGGCGCCATCATGACCGAGGGCGAAGCCGCCAAGCAGCGCCTGATCGAGGCCAACCGCCGCCTGGTGGTCAGCATCGCCAAGAAGTACAGCGGCCGCGGCATGTCCTTCCTCGATCTCATCCAGGAGGGCAACATCGGCCTCATCCGCGCGGTCGAGAAGTTCGACTACCGCAAGCGCTTCAAGTTCTCGACCTACGCCACCTGGTGGATTCGCCAGGCTATCACCCGCGCCATCGCCGACCAGGGGCGCACCATCCGCATCCCGGTGCACATGGTCGAGACCATCAACAAGCTCATCAAGGTCTCCCGCCAGTTGCTCCAGGAGCTCGGTCGCGAGCCCACCCTGGAGGAGATCGCCGAGCACATGGAGGGGCCCTTCGCCACCCGCGGGGACAAGGAGAAAGCGGTCATGCGCGTGGGCGACATCATCCGCATCGCCCCCGAGCCGCTGTCCCTGGAAACCCCCATCGGCGAGGAAGAGAACAGTCACCTCGGGGACTTCATCGAGGACTCCGACGCCGTCTCCCCCGACGACGCCGCCAGCACCCTGGTGCTGCGCGAGCAGATTGACGACGTCCTCAACGACCTCACCGAGCGCGAGCGCGACGTCATCCGCTTGCGCTTCGGCCTCGACGACGGCTACGCCCGCACCCTCGAAGAGGTGGGGCAGCACTTCAAGGTCACCCGCGAGCGCATCCGCCAGATCGAGGCCAAGGCCCTCAAGAAGCTCAAGCAGCCCGGACGCAGCAAGAAGCTCAAGGACTACCTGCAATAGACACCACACCAACTACTGTTTTCGGTGTCGCTCGGCCGCCGCTGGCCGGGCGACCCTCGTCGCAGCGCCGCATCCACACAAGATCGGGAGGAAAGCCATGTCCCCCAGAGCTCTGATCGGCCTGTCGGTTGTAGTCGCGGTGATGGTTTTGACGTTCGCGGTGGCGGCCGCTCTACCCGAAGCCCCCGCGCCGCCCCAGCCCCGCGTCGAGGAGCTGCACACTGACGCCGGTATCGTCACCATCACCGGCCCCGCCCGGGCGACCGCCGACGACTTGGGCGTCGCCGCCTTCGCCGGCGCGCGCGAGAAAGAGTCGAGCCTGTGGCGCCTGAAGCCGCCCAAGGGCGACGAATGGAAGCTCGCGTCGGCGGAATTCACCAGCACCACCGCGCTCGACACCCTGGAGCGGTTCTACCGCACGGCGCTGGGCGACCCCGAGGTGCGCCGCACCCGCAGCGAGGGGCAGACCGTAATCGTGCTCAGCCGCGCCAAGGGCCCCGAGTCCATCGTCGTCCGCATCGCCGGCGCCGGACCTCCGGCGGCCGCCACCATCCTGGTGCGGCGGGCGGTCATGGGCTCGCCGGTGACGATCGAGCCGGGAACCGGCGGTAGCTACATCCACCCCGAGGAGCCGGAGCCCGACGAGCGCTCCATCTCAACTTAGCGCTGCCTCGGCAAGGGTTCGCCGCCGACATCTAGGACGCGCCTCGCTGGAGCGAGGGGTGACCGGATTCAGCAGGTATCCGAGCGCCCCCGGCAGGCGGCGCGGCCGGTCAAACACGAGGGCGCAACCGGCGCAGCGCCGGGCGGCACAGGCACAGCAAGAGGCGTGACGCGCCGCGCCTGCTCAGGGCGCCGCCGCAGCCGCGACAGGCGCCCGCGTGCGCGCGGTTGGGGCGGCCGCAGCGCGGGCAATAGACCACGAATTCCTGTGTAGCCGTCGCCGCCAGCCGGCTGACTGCGGGGCGATCGGCCTCGTCCGCCAGCGTGACCGCTTCATCGAGGGCCGCCAGCCCGGCCTCGATTTGCCCGGTCGCCAGCAGCGCCCGTCCCAGGTGCAGGCGCACCGCGGGGTTAAGGGGCTGCTCCGCCGCCAGCTCCCACGCGTCGGCCAATCCGCTCTGCAGTTCACCCTCGGCGATGGAACCCCCGCGTCCGCGTCCCCACCGCCACCGCCCCGCCGGCGCCAGCACCAGCGGCAGCATCAGCCAATACCACGCCGTGCCCAGCCGCCGCAGCGCGCACGCGCTCAACGCCGTCACCAGCGCGGCGCGCACCAGCACTCCCGGCCAGTTCTCATCCGCGCTCACCCAGCGCCCGATCAGCGCCGCCAGCGCGACCGAGAACGCCACCGCCCCCGCCGCCAGTTGGAAGCCGCGGAGGTAGTCGCCCGCCCACATCACACCGGTGTCGTTCCACGATCGGGTGGTCGCGCCAACAGGGAATCGTCGGGCGCTTTGGTGGGGAAAGAGGCACACGGCCCCGCGACGACATACGGCGACGACGCTGTCATCCTGAGCGCCGGCGAAGGATCTTGGTATGCCTCCGCGGCGGCGCCTCACGCGTCGAGGGCCTCTCAGGAGCTCCGTTCTTGGCATCAAGGCGGCTCGAAGCGGCTTCCGGCCTCATGTGGCACAGCCGCCTCGGCTGTGTGGGCACCGCTCGGCAGTGCCTATTCAACCCCGACCAGTCGGGGTTCCACATCCATCTGCAGATTCGGCGGGGAGGTTCATGCCCGCGCAGCCTAAGAACGGAGCTCCTGCAGGGCCTCCAGGTTGTTCCGCACCAGCACCGTCTTGGGATGGTCCTCCCCCAGGAACTCCCGGAGTATCCTCAGCGCCCGCTCGCAGTGCACCCGCGCGCCGGTCAGGTCGCCCAGGTCTTGCAGGACAAGGCCGAGATTGTTGACGTCCGTGGCAACCTCTGGATGGTCGGGGCCGTGGGCCTTCTCGTCAATCGCCAGCGCGCGCTCGAAGTGCGCCCGCGCGCCCGCCAGGTCGCCCAGGGCTTGCAGGACAAGGCCGAGGTTGTTGATCCGGATCGCCACCTTCGGGTGGTCGGGGCCGAATGCCTTCTCGTCAATCGCCAGCGCGCGCTCGAAGTGCGCCCGCGCGCCCGCCAAGTCGCCCTGGTCTTGCAGGACGCTGCCGAGGTTGTTGGCGACTACGGCGACTTGCGGATGGTCGGGGCCGAATGCCTTCTCGTCAATCGCCAGCGCGCGCTCGAAGGCGGTCCTCGCCTGAGCGAACTGCGCGCGTCCCCTAAGGTACGCCCCCGACTCGTTCAGCAGGCGCGCGGTTGCGTCCGGAGCCGCCGCAAGCGCCTCCGCGTGCTCCGCCGCCGACAGCGCATGGGGCAGCAGGCGCGAGCACGTGGGCCAGGTCCGCACGTCATCACTGTCATACGGAAAGGCTTGGTTCACCAGGCGCACGGCGGCCTCGACCCATGTCTTGCGGGCATCGTCGGGCAGGCGGTCACGGGTCACCGCCTGCACCAGCGGGTGCACCGACAGGGCGTCGTCGCCGACCTCGACCAGGGAGTAGCGCCGCAGGGCTGCCACAGCCTCATTGAACGCCAACTCGTCTCCCGCCGGGGCAGCCAGCAGTTCCGGCAAGTGCTTTCCGCCCTGCCGCAGAAGGTCGCACGGGGTGTCATCAGGCGCCAGGAAAGCGCAGAGGTTCAATAGGCCCGCACCGGCGCGCGACTCGTCACACAGCCGGTCCATGGCCAGACACCACGTGGTGGCCACGGTGGCGGGGTAATCCAGAGGCGGCTTCTCCTTTGCCCAGAGGTCTTCGTGTCGAGCCTTGAAGAGCTCAACGTAGCTCGCGAGTGTCGCGCCTGTGGCTTCGATGTACGCCGCCGCCTGCTCCAGGGCCAACGGCAGGTCACCCAGGGCCTCCGCCAGCGCGCTGGCTGCCTTCCGGTCCTTCTGTTTGGTACGCTTGAGCAGGAACTTCACCGACTCCGCCGGTTTCCATACCTTCACTTGCAGCGGACGCGCGACCGCACCCCATGCCAGGTTGC from Armatimonadota bacterium carries:
- the fxsT gene encoding FxSxx-COOH system tetratricopeptide repeat protein, with the protein product MKDFFISYNSADRVWAEWIAWQLEEAGFTTMLQAWDFRPGSSFVLEMDRAATEAARTVAVLSRDYVEALFTQAEWAAAFAQDPTGEKGTLLPVRVRECDPRGLLAQVIYIDLVGKDERSASRTLLEGVRLGRAKPTTAPAFPGQAARSVAEHPHFPGALPATCHLPHPRNRNFTGRKDLLKRLREALTSGTPAALTQAIHGLGGVGKTQLALEYAYAHAADYDIIWWVRSEEPAALASEYASLAGPLGLPEKDATDQREIVEAVRRWLDKRDGWLLVFDNAAEPTDLQGCLPQGAGGHVIITSRNLAWGAVARPLQVKVWKPAESVKFLLKRTKQKDRKAASALAEALGDLPLALEQAAAYIEATGATLASYVELFKARHEDLWAKEKPPLDYPATVATTWCLAMDRLCDESRAGAGLLNLCAFLAPDDTPCDLLRQGGKHLPELLAAPAGDELAFNEAVAALRRYSLVEVGDDALSVHPLVQAVTRDRLPDDARKTWVEAAVRLVNQAFPYDSDDVRTWPTCSRLLPHALSAAEHAEALAAAPDATARLLNESGAYLRGRAQFAQARTAFERALAIDEKAFGPDHPQVAVVANNLGSVLQDQGDLAGARAHFERALAIDEKAFGPDHPKVAIRINNLGLVLQALGDLAGARAHFERALAIDEKAHGPDHPEVATDVNNLGLVLQDLGDLTGARVHCERALRILREFLGEDHPKTVLVRNNLEALQELRS
- the rpoD gene encoding RNA polymerase sigma factor RpoD; the protein is MAEVDLRETEEVQRLLEQGRKRGGVLTYAEINDTLTDDVDPDHIDLILQAVADEGIQVIERVQDIPSPEEPPSRSRETTREDEPSEGIPPDDSVRMYLREIGRVPLLSSKEEIALAKKLECATLLGRAQRVWDYTVQHLGRETKLREIYGAIAQVTDRAMRQRVELLEEALKRLGARQAAEEPTPEQALDAFKAMLQQRLRDIGARQAVLLREYARSEDGGGRLTRAEVQRGLTESRKRRVTYEKILRELTLKKVRDALFARKVWDEFRVGARTEDEVGRDELDPHRYDMEVILGKSERHLRKALRVIGGRRRLRRQLGAEPTVELVAEAADACANEVVSMSAWAGAIMTEGEAAKQRLIEANRRLVVSIAKKYSGRGMSFLDLIQEGNIGLIRAVEKFDYRKRFKFSTYATWWIRQAITRAIADQGRTIRIPVHMVETINKLIKVSRQLLQELGREPTLEEIAEHMEGPFATRGDKEKAVMRVGDIIRIAPEPLSLETPIGEEENSHLGDFIEDSDAVSPDDAASTLVLREQIDDVLNDLTERERDVIRLRFGLDDGYARTLEEVGQHFKVTRERIRQIEAKALKKLKQPGRSKKLKDYLQ